Proteins found in one Desulfurellaceae bacterium genomic segment:
- the nusG gene encoding transcription termination/antitermination protein NusG yields the protein MAKQWYVVHTYSGYERKAKVALEERIRTLGKEELFGDVLVPEEQVVELVKGRKRTSARKFFPGYILVQMEMSNETWHVVKSTPKVTGFVGGSFDPQTIPPVSEAEVSEILNQVQEGTLRPKPKVLYEVGEGVKVVDGPFQDFTGVVEEVKPDKGKLRVLISIFGRATPVELDLVQVEKT from the coding sequence ATGGCCAAGCAATGGTATGTTGTCCATACCTATTCCGGGTATGAACGGAAAGCCAAAGTGGCTCTTGAGGAACGTATCCGTACGCTCGGCAAGGAGGAACTGTTCGGCGATGTCCTCGTTCCCGAGGAGCAGGTTGTCGAGCTTGTCAAAGGCCGCAAACGGACTTCTGCCCGCAAGTTTTTCCCCGGTTATATCCTGGTCCAGATGGAGATGAGTAACGAGACCTGGCACGTTGTCAAGTCAACGCCCAAGGTCACCGGTTTCGTCGGGGGATCGTTTGACCCCCAGACGATCCCCCCAGTGTCTGAGGCCGAGGTGTCAGAGATTCTGAACCAAGTCCAAGAGGGAACATTACGGCCGAAACCCAAGGTCTTGTACGAGGTCGGTGAAGGGGTAAAGGTGGTGGACGGTCCTTTTCAGGATTTCACCGGCGTCGTTGAAGAGGTCAAGCCGGACAAAGGAAAACTACGGGTGCTGATCAGCATCTTCGGTCGCGCAACCCCGGTTGAACTCGATCTGGTGCAGGTCGAGAAAACCTAA
- the secE gene encoding preprotein translocase subunit SecE — protein MSAIRAGFDTARTFLQEAWAELQRVHWPAQKEVRAATWVVLLLVSVIALYLFAVDAFLAWLLRLLLGY, from the coding sequence GTGAGTGCCATACGAGCCGGCTTCGACACTGCCAGGACATTCCTGCAAGAAGCCTGGGCCGAGCTTCAACGGGTGCACTGGCCTGCCCAGAAAGAGGTTCGGGCGGCAACCTGGGTGGTGCTGCTTTTGGTGAGTGTGATAGCGCTCTACCTCTTTGCCGTCGATGCTTTCCTGGCTTGGCTGTTACGCCTGCTGCTCGGTTACTAG